The window CCATGACGGTCGGAGAGGAAGCTTTCGCTGCGCTTCGCCGTCCACTTGACGGGCCGGCCCAGGCGGCGGGCTGCCCAGGCCACGATGCACTCCTCGTTGTAGAGGGGGATCTTGCTGCCGAAGCCTCCTCCCACGTCGGGGGCGATGACCCTCACCTTGTGCTCGCCGATCCCCAGCACAAAGGCCGAGAGCAGCAGCCGTATCAGGTGCGGGTTCTGGGAGGTGAGCCAGAGGGTGAGATGGTCGGTGGCGGGGTCGTAGCTGGCCAGGGCCGCCCGCGGCTCGATGGCATTGGGCACCAGTCGCTGGTTGACCAGCTCTAGCCGCACCACATGCTGAGCGGCAGCGAAGGCTGCATCTACCGCTGCCTGGTCTCCGAAGGGGAGGCGGAAGGCCACGTTGTCGGGGACCTCGTCGTGCACCGACGGGGCCCCTGGCTGAACCGCCTTGGTGGCATCGCCCACGGAGGGCAGCGGCTCGTAGTCCACTTCCACTGCCTGGGCGGCGTCCTCGGCGCCATAGCGGTCTTCAGCGATGACAACTGCCACTACTTCGCCCGCATAGCGCACGCGGTCCCGGGCCATGATCGGGTGGGGCACCGCTTTCAGGTCGGGCACCAGCCATCCCACCGGGTTGGGGTTGACGCCCTCCAGGTCCCTGGCGGTGAAAACGGCCAGGACCCCGGGCATGGTCATGGCCCGCTGGGTATCGATGGAGCGTATGCGGGCGTGAGGATAGGGGCTGCGCACCATGGCGGCGTAGACGGTGCCCGGCGGCGCCAGGTCGTCCACGTAAGTCCCGCGTCCGGTGAGAAAGCGCGGGTCCTCCTTGCGCTTGATGGCAGCGCCGATGTAGCGGCGGCCCGTGGCCTGGACCATCCTATCTCCTCCCTCGCACCGTTAGCGGGTGCCCCGCATCTTCTCGGCGGCGTAGAGGACTGCTTGGACGATGTTGTGGTAGCCCGTGCAGCGGCAGTAGTTCCCCTCCAGGGCGTGTCGGACATCCTCCTCGCTGGGGTCGGGACGCCGCGAAAGCAGGTCGTAGGCGGCCATGATCATGCCCGGCGTGCAGAAGCCGCATTGCAGGCCGTGCTTCTCCCAGAAGGCCTCCTGAAGGGGGTGGAGCTGTCCGTCTCTGCCCAGCCCTTCGATGGTCGTCACCTCACAGCCGTCGGCCTGGACGGCCAGCACGGTGCAGGACTTGACGGCCTGGCCGTCCAGCAGCACGGTGCAGGCGCCGCACTGGCTGGTGTCGCAGCCCACATGAGTGCCAGTGAGGCGCAGGACGTCCCGCAGGTAGTGGACCAGGAGCAGGCGGGGCTCCACCTCGTGTCGGTGCTGCACGCCGTTCACTGTAACGGTGATGGGCACCTTGTCGGCCATGCTGACCTACCTCCCCGGCTCGCCCTCAAGGGAAAGCGACGGCGCCCGTGCGTAGTAGGTGGCACCGGGCGCCGTCTCCCCTGACACCTGTAGCCTCTCGCGACCGGAAGCGGGCCGCAAAGCGGGTCACCCGCTAGCCTTTAGAAGGTGCCCCCATGTTATGCAAGGGTCTGGGGCCTGTCAAGGGCGACCCAGCTCGGGCTAGGTTCGGCCCCGCAAACGCGGGTCCAGCTCGTCGCGGAGGGCGTCGCCGGCCAGGTTGAAGGCCAGCACAGCTATGGTTATCGCCAGGCCGGAGAAGAGGGCCTCCCACGGGTGGCTGTCCAACTGGTTGCGGCCCGTGTTGACCATCTTCCCCCAGGTGGTCTGGTCGGCTGGCCCCAGTCCCAGGAAGGAGAGGCCTGCCTCGGCCAGGATGTAGACGCCGATGCTGATGGAGAATATCACTACCATGGTGGCCAGCACGTTGGGCAGTACATGACGGAACATGATGCGCAGCGGCCCGGCCCCGGCCGCTCGCGCTGCCTCGACGAAGGTGCTGGCCGACACGCTGAGCACCACCGAGCGCATCACCCGTGTGGAGTATGCCCAGCCCAGGAAGCCCAGGGCCACCACCGTCAGGGCCAGGTTGGGTTCCTCCAAGACGGATACCAATAGCAGGAGCAACACCAGCGGCGGGAAGGCCTGGACTCCGTCCACGACCCGCTGCAGGAAGAAGTCTACCCTCCCTCCGAAGTAGCCGGAGATGAGGCCGGTTATGGTGCCGCTCAGCACCGAGATGAGGGAGGCGCCGAAGCCGATGATGACCGCCAGTCGCGCCCCTACCACGATACGGGCGTAGATGTCCCTGCCGTACTGGTCGGTGCCCAGCCAGTGCTTCCAGCTGGGCGCCTGCCAGCGGTCCAGGATGAAGGGGCTGCCCAGGTTGGGGTTGCGGGCAATCTCCAGGGCGCTGGCGTTGGGGTTGAAGTCCGGGTTGGGACGCTGGAACTGGTGGTTCTCGTCATAGCGCTTGATTACGGGCGACAGAGCGGCTACCGCCAGGATGAGCAGCACCAGCACGAAGCCGAGGGTGCCCAGCTTGTTGCGGCGGGCCACCGCCCAAAGCCGACGCAGGGTGGTGCGGTAGGTGGGCAGGGGCACCTCTCCCCGCAACGGGGGTGCCGCCAGCTCGTCTACTCGTGCCATCGCTCCACTCCCTCAGTCGGCGTAACGGATGCGCGGGTCCAGCCAGGCATAGGCGATGTCCACCAGCAGGTTCACCGTCACCACCACGAAGGCGATGATGACCACCGTCCCCTGGAAGGGAGGCAGGTCTCGCAGGATGAGGCGAGTGTAGAGAAAGCGCCCCACCCCGTCGATATTGAACATGTTCTCGAGGATGATCTGGCCACTGACGATGCCGGCGATGGAGAACCCCATCACTGTCAGCACCGGCAGCATGGCGTTCTTGAGGGCGTGACGCAGCCAGACCGTGCCCTCGCGCAGCCCCTTGGCGAAGGCGGTACGCACGTAGTCGTTGCGCATCACCTCCAGCATCTGGGAGCGAAGCAGCCGCATTATGCCGGCGCCGGAGGTGAGACCTCCCGCCAGGCCGGGGATGATGTAGAGCTTGAGGGCCGCCTCGGGATCGGTCCAGAAATGGGGGCGCCCCACCACGTCGATGCGGAACAGGTCCAGCTTCAGCACCACCAGCGTCAGCAGCACGGCGATGACGAAGGCGGGGGTCGCCACGTTGAAGATGGCGAACCCTCGCAGGATGAAGTCCAGCCAGGTGTTCTGGCGGATGGCGCTTATGATCCCCACCGGGATGCTGATGAGGAAGGTGAAGAAGAGGATCATGGCCCCCAGTTCCAGAGTGGAGGGGAGGCGGTCACCCAGCTCGGCCCAGGTGCTGCGGCGAGTCTCGTAGGAGTGGCCCAGGTCCAGGGTCACCAGACCGCCGATGAACTCCCCGTAGCGCTGCCACAGGGGCTTGTCCAGCCCCAGGATACGACGCGCCTCCTGTACTGCCTGGCTGTAGTCCTGCAGCTCCAGGTTGGTGGCCACCTGCCGCAAGGCGAAGTCCCCCGGCAGCATGTTGGTGGTGACGAATACGACCGACACCACCACCCAGAGCACCACCAGGTTCATCAACAGGCGGCGGATGATGTAGGCCGTCACCGGCGGTCCCCTCTATGCGGCAGAGATAGCAGCCTGGTCACAGGCTGACGTTGGCCCTCCCCTGGAAGGTGGGGTCGTTGGAGTTGAGCCACATCTCGTCGGCCGTCAGGTGGCCAGCGAAGATGTTGTAGCCCAGGGCTGGCTCGCCGGGCCGTGGCGGCTGCTTCAGGGCACCCCGGAAGTAGTTCCAGACGGCGGTGCGCAGGATGTAGTTGTAGAGCACCACGTTGCCGTACTGACCGTTGTCGATGAGGATGCGCTGGATCTGGCGCACCAGGTCCACCGCCCGTCGGTAGTCGGTCTCGGCGATGGCGGCCTCCAGCAGCCGTGTCAGTTCGGGGTTGTTCACCTTCTGGAAGTTCTGGGAGCCGCTGGGGTGGAAGACGGAGAAGAGGGTCTCCCGAGGGTCGGGGCCGGTGACCTGGGACGTCCACCCGAACCAGTTGGGGAACTGGCCGTTGAACAGGTTCGGAATGATCTCCTCGTTGTAGCTGGTGCGGGTAGAGCGGAACTGGTTGACCCCCAAGGCCTGGTTGAGCATGTTGGGGATGATCTGGACGGTGTCGGGCCACACCGCCAGCCAGGTGTCGGGCACCTTGATGTTGATTTCGCCCAGGGCAGGGCCGCCGGCCGCTTGCCAGAGCTGCCGGGCGTTGCGGATGTCCTCGTCGCGGTTGGTGCGGTAGCCGTCCAGGTTGGCCAAATCGCCCGGCGGGATGGCGAAGCCCTCCTGCAGCCAGGGCACGGGACCGCTCACCTGGCCCAGCCCCTGGTGGAAGGCCTGGATGGCAGCCCGGCGGTCGAAGGCCATGTGCAGCGCCTTGACCAGACGCACGTCCTTGAACTGCTGGTTCATGTTGAGGTGCATGAAAACGGTGTTGCCCACACCCGTCAGCACCTCATACATCTGGCCCGGGCGGGAGTCGATGATGGACTTGGGCAGGTTGGGGTCAGAGCTGTAGAAGGTGTCCACCTGCTTCTGCTCGAAGGCGATTCGCCAGGCGTTGGTGTCCTCGAACAGGCCCGTGGGATAGATCCAGCCGTCCACGTAGGGCCGGCCCTGGCGGAAGTACTTGGGATTGCGTTCGAACCTGATCTCCTCGCCAGAGCGCCAGCGCCGCAGGATGAAGGCGCCCGTGGCGGGCATGGCCTCCTCGGTGATGACGGTGTGGTTCTTCTCGAACCTTTCCGTGGCCTCCCGGTTGGGGACGGTGCTGAAGTAGTTGGCCAGGCGGTCGAGGAAGGTGCCCCGCGGGTTCTGCAGGGTGACACGGACCGTGAACTGGTCGGGCGTCTCGACCCGCACCACCTGCTGGTAGAAGGACTGGTGGCGGAAGGATGCCTGGCTGCCGTCGCTCAGGCGGCCCGCCTTCTGGCGCTCGATGTGCCAGCGGATGTCTTCGGCAGTGAGCTGGCGCCCGCCGGTGATGGGCGTGTCCTGCCAGTAGACGTCGCGGCGGATGTGGAACACATAGTTGGCGCCGTCGATGATCTCGAACCGCTCCGCCAGGTCGCCCTCGATCTCGCCCGTGTCAGGGTTCTTGTAGCGGACGATCTTGTTGAGCACGTAGTTGGAGAGCCAGGAGGTGGGGTCGCCAAAGGCCCGGTGCACGTCCACCGAGTCGAAGACGTTGCCCCCCAGAAGGACCGCCCGCACGACGCCGCCGCGGGTGGGGCCGGCGGGCGTCTCCTGGGCGGCCGGGGTTCCGCTGGGGCGCGACTCGCGGCAGCCTACCATGGTGTAGGCCAGGGCGCCAGCTCCCAACGTGGCTGCCCCGGCCAGGAAGCGTCGACGGGTCAGACGAGACTGGGACCACCGCTGCCAGTAGTTGCTGTCGGCCATGGCCCTGCCCTCCTATTGGTGCCGCCTTCAAAAACTTAGCAACATCGTAGTTGTGGCCGATGGTCATGTCAAGGTCGGGCGGGGCCGTTAGGAGAAGCCCGCGGGCAGCTCACGGCAGACAGGGTGCCCCAGCAGCCCGCATCGCTCGGGAGCGCCGATGGCCGCTGCGCCCTGGGCACGGGTTGCTTGACAGTCTGTTATGGCTGGGGCTAAAGTCGCCCTGAAGTGGCGAGCTACTAATGCTGGCCAAGGTCAACACCTGCGCGGTGGTGGGCCTCGACGGGGCTATCGTCGAGGTGGAGGTCGATATCAGCCAGGGCCTGCCCTCCTTCACCATCGTCGGACTGCCCGACACCGCCGTGCAGGAGGCTCGTGAGCGAGTCCGCTCGGCCATCCGCAATTCGGGACTGCAGTTCCCCCAGCGGCGCATAACCGTCAACCTGGCCCCTGCCGACCTGCGAAAGGAAGGGCCCGCCTACGACCTGCCCATCGCCGTGGGGGTGCTGCTGGCATCGGGCCAGCTGGCGGCCGACCTGACCGACGCCGTCCTGCTGGGCGAGCTGGCGCTGGACGGCCAGGTTCGCCACACCGACGGCGTGCTGGCCATGGCTGCCATCGCCCGCGATCAGGGCTTTCGCAGGGCCTTCGTGCCCGAAGCCGATGCCGGCGAGGCGGCCCTGGTAGACGGCATTCAGGTGCTGCCGGTGCCCACCCTGGCCCGCCTGGTGGCCCACCTGCAAGGAGAGGAGCCGTTGCCGGCGCTGGCTGGCGGGGCGGCGCTGGAAGCTGTCGATGCGCCCTGGGACGGGGTGGACCTGGCCCACATCCGCGGACAGGAGCACGCCAAGCGAGCGCTGGAAGTGGCGGCCGCCGGCGGTCACAACCTCCTGTTCATCGGTCCCCCGGGAGCTGGCAAGACGCTGCTGGCCCGTGCCCTGCCCGGGATCCTGCCACCCATGACCCCCGAGGAAGCGCTGGAGGTGACCAAGATCTACTCGGTGGCGGGGCTGCTGCCCCCCGGGCGACCGCTGATTGTGCAGCGGCCCTTCCGCGCCCCTCACCATACTATCTCCCATGCTGGCCTGGTGGGCGGCGGCCGCGTCCCCCGTCCTGGCGAGATAACCCTCAGCCACCGAGGGGTGCTGTTCCTGGACGAGCTGCCCGAGTTCCCCCACTTGGTGCTGGAGGCCATACGTCAGCCGCTGGAGGATCGCACGGTAACGGTGAGCCGTGCACAGGGCAATGTCACCTTTCCAGCCAGCTTCATGCTGGTGGCGGCCATGAACCCGTGCCCCTGTGGCTACTACGGCGACTCGGGACGCCCCTGCACCTGCAGCGAGGCGGCCATCGCCCGCTACCAGCGGCGCATCTCGGGGCCGCTGCTGGACCGCATAGACCTCTTCGTGCACGTGCCGAGGGTGGAGGAAGAGAAGCTGCTATCGGAGGAGGCGGTGGCCGAGCCTTCGGCGGCGGTGAGGATGCGGGTGGAGCAGGCGCGGCAGCTCCAGAGGCAGCGCTTCCAGGGCACCGGCATCACCTGCAACGCCGAGATGGGCCCCGTGGAGGTGAGGGAACACTGTCAGAGACACCTGGACGAGGGCGCTCGCTCCCTGCTCTCGCTGGCGCTGGGGCGGCTGGCCCTGTCGGCGCGGGCCTTCCATCGCGTCCTGAAGGTGGCCCGCACCATCGCCGATCTTTCGGGCGCCGAGACCATATCCGCCTCTCATGTGGCTGAAGCCCTCCAGTACCGCCAGCGGTCTTCCACAGGGCCAGGCTGACCTCCCGATGTAACGACCGCCTATCGCCAGGCCTCCTAACCCTAGGAGGAGCATTAGGTTCCGACAGGCAGGTGACGCCGCGCGATGCGGGGAGACGCCAGAAAGGGGCAGGGGGAGGGGGAGGGACTCGTCTCTGCTGCGCGCCTTCGTCGGCCCCATGGCTCCCGGGAGGTATTGAAGAAGTTGCTGCGCCAGGGACCCTTCATGTGTGCCTTTTTGCACGGCCAAGGGGAGGAGGCGGTGGTCTACGACTGCTCACCCTCACTGCTCTCGCGCCTCAACCGTCGCCGCAGCGAGGTGGTGGGCCGGCCATTCGGCCGCCTCTTCTCGCCCGCCGGAGACGAGGCCAGCCCTCCATCGCCGGACGTGGTGGGCGAACCGCGGCGGGGCTATCTCTGCGGAAGGGGCGGTGAGGCGGTCCCGGTGCTCCTGTGGCTGGCGCCCATGGACGATGGCGCTCGGGACATGGTGGCCTTCATGGTGGACGTTTCCGACCTGGACCGCAGGCAGCGGGAGCTGGACGACCGCAGTAAGTGGCTGGAGTCCATCCTCGATGCCATCCGTGACGCCGTCTGGGTGCTGGACAGGGAGGAGCGCATCGTCTTCGCCAACCGCAGCTTCGCCTTCAGCACGGGCTTCCGCATGGAAGAGCTGCTGGGCAAGCACATCACTGTGGTGCTGCCCGAGGACCAGCTGCAGCGGGCGCGTCAGGTGAATCGGAGCCACATCCGCGGCGAGGCACCGCCCGCCCCGTACGAGCTGGAGGTGCGCGCCCGCGATGGCCGCATCATCCCCATCGAGGTGCACATCAATCCGGTGCGGCAGGGAGGTCGAGTGGTGGGCCTGATCGGCGTATCGCGGGACATATCCGAACGCAGGCGCTTGCAGCACCAGCTGGCCCAGATGGCCCGAACCGACCCCCTGACGGGCGTGCTCAATCGTCGGGCCTTCATGGAGGAGGTGGAGCGGGAGATGGTGCGCTCGCGCCGGGAGGGGAAGCCCTGTGCGCTCCTGTTCATCGACCTGGACGGCTTCAAGGAGGTTAACGACCAGCTGGGGCACCGGGCGGGCGACCAGTTGCTGCGGACGGTGGTGGAGAGGGTGCGTCAGGCGGTTCGCCAACCGGACGTGGTAGGCCGTCTGGGAGGCGACGAGTTCGGCGTCCTGCTGCCTGACACCGATGGCCGCGGCGCGGCGGTGGTGGCCAGCCGCATCCTGGACACCCTGGAGTGCCCGGTGCTCCTGTTCGGGCAGGGGGTGCCGGCAGTGGCCAGCGTCGGCGTGGCCCTCTTCCCCGACCATGCCAACGACGCCGAGGAATTGCTGGCCCGGGCCGATGTGGCCATGTACAAGGCGAAGGCCGAAGGTGGCCGCCGGGCCGTCGTCTACGAGCCGGGCGAGGCCGAGGCCCGACGCCTCCAGTCTCGTCTCTCCTGGGAGGGACGGGTGCGGGCAGCCATGGCCGAGGGCCGCCTCCGCCTTTACTGCCAGCCTATCGTCGATCTGCGCAGCGGCCGGGTCGACCGCTACGAGCTGTTGCTGCGCCTGCTGGAGGACGGGGAGGTCATCCCCGCCGGCGCCTTCCTGCCCGCCATCGAGCGCACCGAACTGATACGACAGATCGACCAGTGGGTGGTGGAGCAGGCGCTGGCCCTGCTGCGGCGACTGGAGGCCGACGGTCAGTCAGTCTGCCTTCACATGGACATCCACATCAACATCTCGGGGCGGACCCTGGGCCAGAACGGGGCGACGGAGGCCATCGATAGGGCGGTGCGGGAGGCCGCACCCAGTCCCGGCCGCCTGGTTTTCGAGGTGACCGAGACCGCTGACATCGCCGATCTGGAAGGGGCCCGCCAGTTCATGCTACGCATGAAGGAGCTTGGCTGCGCCTTCGCTGCCGACGACTTCGGCGTGGGCTACAACTCCCTCCAGCGCCTCCGCCTGCTGCCCTTCGACTTCATCAAGATCGATGGCTCTTTCGTGGCCGGCATGACCGAGAACGAGGCCGACCGTAGGCTGGTGCGGGCCATCGCGGCTGCGGCGCGGGCCGTGGGCATGGAGTCCATAGCCGAGCAGGTGGAGGACGAGGCCACCCTGTCGGCGCTGCGCAAGTGTCGCGTCGACTACGCTCAGGGCTACTGGGCCGGGCTGCCCAGGCCTGTCGAGGAGGTATGGCCTAGTGCCGCCTCGGCCAATTGATGGCCCATCAGGCTAGAAGGGCGCGCAGCCGTGCCGCTTCGGCCTTCCCCTGACGGTAGCCGGCCTCGGCTGCCCCCCGCCTGCGGCGGAAGTCCATCAGGTTCAGGCCGAAGGCATCCAGCGACGCCTCGTCGGGCCGGATGAGGAAAACCTGGCTGCCCGACTCCTCCAGGGCCTTCAGTTCCCGCTCCAGGACGAGGCGAGCGTTCTCGGCCAGCGGGTCGTTGCGTCGTGCACCCATCACCGAGAGGACCACCACCTTGGGCCAGCCGCGGGCCAGGTCGGCGTTGGTGCCCGAGCGCACCCCGCCGTCCATGTACCGGCGGCCGTTGATGGTGACCGGCGGGAAGATGCCCGGCACGGCGCAGCTGGAGGCCACCGCCCTCACCAGCGGAACCCCCGATTCCCGTGTCCAGACCATAAAGGAGCCGTCCTCGGCGTCCACTGCCGTGCAGCGGAAGTCCCGCTCCGGCCACGGGGCCTCGCCCAGGGTGCGACCGAAGCCGGCGAGCCAGGTCTCCTCGCTGATGGTCTGGGCGCGAAGGGCGAAGGCCCCGATCTCGCGTCGCAGGTCCTCGGGCCTGCCGCTGCCCAGACGCAGGCGGGTGAACATCTCCAGGAAGGCCTGCATGTTGGCCTGGGCCGCCTCCTGCAGGGGCCTGTCGCCTTCGGACCGTGCCTCGGCGGCCAGTTGGGCCTGCAGCATCTGGGAGGGGTGGCGTCCCAGGGCCAACTGGGCCCCCACCACCGACCCTGCCGAGGTGCCGATTATCAGCTCTGCTCGCAACAGGTCTACGCCTTCCTCCGCCAGCCCGGCAATGATGCCCGTTTCCCAGGCAATCCCCACAGGCCCGCCGCCCCCCAGGACAAGGGCCAGTCCCTTCATGGCGCCTCCTTTTATGACCCTCGCGTCAGCGTCAAGCTGCGGGGCCATTTTAGCAGGGGCCGCTGTCGCTGCCCAGGCGGCCGTCTATATTGGTAGCGGACGGTAAAAGCGAGAGATGGCCGAGCCGCTGCCGGACCCCGAGTCGTTGGCCTCCCTCCTTCCCCGTCCCCTGGGACTGTTCTCGGACGTGGACGGCACCCTGTCGCCCATCGCTCCCACTCCCGGAGCGGCTAGGCTGCCCTCGTCCATCCTCGAGCTGCTGGAGGCGTTGGCGGCCGTCGGCGTGCTGGTGGCGCTCCTCTCGGGGCGGCGGGCGGAGGAGCTGCGGCGCTGGGTGGGGCTGGAGGGCATCGTCTACGTGGGCAGTCACGGCCTGGAGCGGTGGGAGGAAGGGCGGATGCGAACGGTGCCCGGGCTGGGCCGTTACCGTCGTCTGGCCCGCGCCGCCCTGGCCGAGCTGCAGCGGCTGGACCTGCCGGGCCTGCTCCTGGAGGACAAGGAGGTCGGGGTGGCCGTCCACTACCGGCTCTCGCCTTCCCCCGAGGCTGCCCGGGAGGCGGTGCTGGCGGCTATCACCGCCTCCCCCGCCTGCCGCTCCTTCTGGGTGCTGGAAGGGAAGATGGTCCTGGAGCTGAGGCCGCCCGTAGGGGCCGACAAGGGCACCGCCGCCCTGGAGCTGGCGCGACGCCACCATCTGCGGGGGGTGCTGGCCCTGGGCGACGATGTCACCGATGTACCCATGTTCCGCCGCCTGCGGCGGGCCTCCGGCCTGCGGGCGGTTTGTGTGGCGGTGGCCAGCCCCGAGACACCGCCTCTCGTGCTGGAGCTGGCCCACTACCGGGTGGAGGGCGTGGAGGGGGTGGAAACGCTGCTGCGGGGGCTGCTCAGGGCCTTTGCCCCTGGGCCACCGCCCATAAATCCCTGAGCTGTGCCTCCAGCCAGTGGAGGATGTCCTCCTCCTGGACCAGTCGCCGCAGGGCCTCTGCCCTTCGGCGCCGTTCCTCATGGGGCATGGTGCATGCCTGATAGAGGGCCTGGACCATCCCTTCCATGTCGGTGGGACAGATGGAGATGGCCGCCTCTTTCAGCTGCTCGTGGGCTCCGGCCATCTCCGACAGCACCAGCAC of the Dehalococcoidia bacterium genome contains:
- the otsB gene encoding trehalose-phosphatase, which codes for MAEPLPDPESLASLLPRPLGLFSDVDGTLSPIAPTPGAARLPSSILELLEALAAVGVLVALLSGRRAEELRRWVGLEGIVYVGSHGLERWEEGRMRTVPGLGRYRRLARAALAELQRLDLPGLLLEDKEVGVAVHYRLSPSPEAAREAVLAAITASPACRSFWVLEGKMVLELRPPVGADKGTAALELARRHHLRGVLALGDDVTDVPMFRRLRRASGLRAVCVAVASPETPPLVLELAHYRVEGVEGVETLLRGLLRAFAPGPPPINP
- a CDS encoding ABC transporter permease translates to MTAYIIRRLLMNLVVLWVVVSVVFVTTNMLPGDFALRQVATNLELQDYSQAVQEARRILGLDKPLWQRYGEFIGGLVTLDLGHSYETRRSTWAELGDRLPSTLELGAMILFFTFLISIPVGIISAIRQNTWLDFILRGFAIFNVATPAFVIAVLLTLVVLKLDLFRIDVVGRPHFWTDPEAALKLYIIPGLAGGLTSGAGIMRLLRSQMLEVMRNDYVRTAFAKGLREGTVWLRHALKNAMLPVLTVMGFSIAGIVSGQIILENMFNIDGVGRFLYTRLILRDLPPFQGTVVIIAFVVVTVNLLVDIAYAWLDPRIRYAD
- a CDS encoding patatin-like phospholipase family protein is translated as MKGLALVLGGGGPVGIAWETGIIAGLAEEGVDLLRAELIIGTSAGSVVGAQLALGRHPSQMLQAQLAAEARSEGDRPLQEAAQANMQAFLEMFTRLRLGSGRPEDLRREIGAFALRAQTISEETWLAGFGRTLGEAPWPERDFRCTAVDAEDGSFMVWTRESGVPLVRAVASSCAVPGIFPPVTINGRRYMDGGVRSGTNADLARGWPKVVVLSVMGARRNDPLAENARLVLERELKALEESGSQVFLIRPDEASLDAFGLNLMDFRRRRGAAEAGYRQGKAEAARLRALLA
- a CDS encoding EAL domain-containing protein → MKKLLRQGPFMCAFLHGQGEEAVVYDCSPSLLSRLNRRRSEVVGRPFGRLFSPAGDEASPPSPDVVGEPRRGYLCGRGGEAVPVLLWLAPMDDGARDMVAFMVDVSDLDRRQRELDDRSKWLESILDAIRDAVWVLDREERIVFANRSFAFSTGFRMEELLGKHITVVLPEDQLQRARQVNRSHIRGEAPPAPYELEVRARDGRIIPIEVHINPVRQGGRVVGLIGVSRDISERRRLQHQLAQMARTDPLTGVLNRRAFMEEVEREMVRSRREGKPCALLFIDLDGFKEVNDQLGHRAGDQLLRTVVERVRQAVRQPDVVGRLGGDEFGVLLPDTDGRGAAVVASRILDTLECPVLLFGQGVPAVASVGVALFPDHANDAEELLARADVAMYKAKAEGGRRAVVYEPGEAEARRLQSRLSWEGRVRAAMAEGRLRLYCQPIVDLRSGRVDRYELLLRLLEDGEVIPAGAFLPAIERTELIRQIDQWVVEQALALLRRLEADGQSVCLHMDIHINISGRTLGQNGATEAIDRAVREAAPSPGRLVFEVTETADIADLEGARQFMLRMKELGCAFAADDFGVGYNSLQRLRLLPFDFIKIDGSFVAGMTENEADRRLVRAIAAAARAVGMESIAEQVEDEATLSALRKCRVDYAQGYWAGLPRPVEEVWPSAASAN
- a CDS encoding (2Fe-2S)-binding protein; the protein is MADKVPITVTVNGVQHRHEVEPRLLLVHYLRDVLRLTGTHVGCDTSQCGACTVLLDGQAVKSCTVLAVQADGCEVTTIEGLGRDGQLHPLQEAFWEKHGLQCGFCTPGMIMAAYDLLSRRPDPSEEDVRHALEGNYCRCTGYHNIVQAVLYAAEKMRGTR
- a CDS encoding ABC transporter permease, whose translation is MARVDELAAPPLRGEVPLPTYRTTLRRLWAVARRNKLGTLGFVLVLLILAVAALSPVIKRYDENHQFQRPNPDFNPNASALEIARNPNLGSPFILDRWQAPSWKHWLGTDQYGRDIYARIVVGARLAVIIGFGASLISVLSGTITGLISGYFGGRVDFFLQRVVDGVQAFPPLVLLLLLVSVLEEPNLALTVVALGFLGWAYSTRVMRSVVLSVSASTFVEAARAAGAGPLRIMFRHVLPNVLATMVVIFSISIGVYILAEAGLSFLGLGPADQTTWGKMVNTGRNQLDSHPWEALFSGLAITIAVLAFNLAGDALRDELDPRLRGRT
- a CDS encoding YifB family Mg chelatase-like AAA ATPase; this encodes MLAKVNTCAVVGLDGAIVEVEVDISQGLPSFTIVGLPDTAVQEARERVRSAIRNSGLQFPQRRITVNLAPADLRKEGPAYDLPIAVGVLLASGQLAADLTDAVLLGELALDGQVRHTDGVLAMAAIARDQGFRRAFVPEADAGEAALVDGIQVLPVPTLARLVAHLQGEEPLPALAGGAALEAVDAPWDGVDLAHIRGQEHAKRALEVAAAGGHNLLFIGPPGAGKTLLARALPGILPPMTPEEALEVTKIYSVAGLLPPGRPLIVQRPFRAPHHTISHAGLVGGGRVPRPGEITLSHRGVLFLDELPEFPHLVLEAIRQPLEDRTVTVSRAQGNVTFPASFMLVAAMNPCPCGYYGDSGRPCTCSEAAIARYQRRISGPLLDRIDLFVHVPRVEEEKLLSEEAVAEPSAAVRMRVEQARQLQRQRFQGTGITCNAEMGPVEVREHCQRHLDEGARSLLSLALGRLALSARAFHRVLKVARTIADLSGAETISASHVAEALQYRQRSSTGPG
- a CDS encoding ABC transporter substrate-binding protein, with product MADSNYWQRWSQSRLTRRRFLAGAATLGAGALAYTMVGCRESRPSGTPAAQETPAGPTRGGVVRAVLLGGNVFDSVDVHRAFGDPTSWLSNYVLNKIVRYKNPDTGEIEGDLAERFEIIDGANYVFHIRRDVYWQDTPITGGRQLTAEDIRWHIERQKAGRLSDGSQASFRHQSFYQQVVRVETPDQFTVRVTLQNPRGTFLDRLANYFSTVPNREATERFEKNHTVITEEAMPATGAFILRRWRSGEEIRFERNPKYFRQGRPYVDGWIYPTGLFEDTNAWRIAFEQKQVDTFYSSDPNLPKSIIDSRPGQMYEVLTGVGNTVFMHLNMNQQFKDVRLVKALHMAFDRRAAIQAFHQGLGQVSGPVPWLQEGFAIPPGDLANLDGYRTNRDEDIRNARQLWQAAGGPALGEINIKVPDTWLAVWPDTVQIIPNMLNQALGVNQFRSTRTSYNEEIIPNLFNGQFPNWFGWTSQVTGPDPRETLFSVFHPSGSQNFQKVNNPELTRLLEAAIAETDYRRAVDLVRQIQRILIDNGQYGNVVLYNYILRTAVWNYFRGALKQPPRPGEPALGYNIFAGHLTADEMWLNSNDPTFQGRANVSL